In Nocardia yunnanensis, one DNA window encodes the following:
- a CDS encoding GntR family transcriptional regulator, with the protein MGDGLARRILTGIYRPGVAAPSIRDLAAEFHTTRNTTARVLHELAARGLLERPRATESFRVRDVRSDAGVDAYRFLLDPVLMPDSAAAVFTEMLDILEGIVIDAVVGLLRGTRPVSRRWLSERLDSLPRDAVFDDGARIQTLTLAVEVLRELLALPQFGLQRAILNSLATALLNVPEAVRALVPERPDPYLPLWHALAATASFGGLSDAGITRASTLCRVYHRSAIERFQELIIERQGEAFGVDPAERGDIIGA; encoded by the coding sequence ATGGGTGACGGGTTGGCCCGGCGGATTCTCACAGGCATCTATCGCCCGGGCGTTGCCGCACCCTCCATCCGCGACCTCGCGGCCGAGTTCCACACCACCCGCAACACCACCGCTCGTGTTCTGCACGAACTCGCCGCGCGCGGATTGCTCGAGCGACCACGAGCGACCGAGTCGTTCCGGGTCCGCGATGTGCGGTCCGACGCCGGCGTCGATGCCTACCGATTCCTGTTGGACCCCGTCCTGATGCCGGACTCGGCCGCGGCGGTCTTCACCGAGATGCTCGACATACTCGAAGGCATTGTGATCGATGCGGTGGTCGGGCTGCTGCGGGGGACCCGCCCGGTGAGTCGGCGATGGCTGTCCGAACGCCTGGACAGTCTTCCCCGCGACGCCGTCTTCGACGACGGGGCCAGAATCCAGACCTTGACCCTCGCGGTCGAGGTGCTGCGCGAACTACTGGCCTTGCCCCAGTTCGGCCTGCAGCGGGCGATTCTGAATTCGCTCGCGACGGCGCTGCTGAATGTTCCGGAGGCGGTCCGCGCGTTGGTCCCCGAGCGGCCCGACCCGTATCTGCCGCTGTGGCACGCTCTGGCGGCCACGGCATCGTTCGGCGGTCTGTCCGACGCCGGTATCACCCGGGCGAGCACATTGTGTCGCGTGTACCACCGGTCGGCGATAGAGCGCTTCCAAGAGCTCATAATCGAGCGTCAGGGCGAGGCCTTCGGCGTCGATCCCGCTGAACGCGGCGACATCATCGGGGCGTGA